The nucleotide window TGGCCGAGCGCGCCTAACCGTTGCTCGCGCTCGGCGTCGAGTCCGCACGCCGCGGCGCTGCGATGCGCCGCTGCGGCCAGATTGTCGCCGTATGCGGCCGCCACGGCCCAACACCGGTAACGCCCGCCCAGATGACGATCGACGATCAGGCTCGTGCATATGTCCGCAGATGGATCGATGTGCGCGGCAAGCCGCGCATGCCGCGGTATTTCACCCGCGAAATGATGATCGAAGTATTCGACTTCGACACCGCGCCCGAGCAGCGTCTGCAATGCGGCGCGATTCGTGTCGAGTGAGATATCGAGCACTGTCGCGCGGTCGCCGGATCGTGCCGGAACGCGTGCAAGCAGTTCGACGTCTTCCTTGGTGCCGGTAACGAGCATCGCTGCGCGCGGCGTCGCAAGCCTCAACTGATGAAGGGCGAAGAGACCGTCGGCGTCGCCGTTGAATACATCGAATTGCGTCATGGCCTATGTCTTGACACACGGTTCTTGTCGACGCGTTCCGCACCCGCGGCAACTGCTCCCGCTTCAGCCTGGCCCTTCGGCCGCGTTCCGGTGCGAGGGCGCCGCATGGTCGGCCGGCGTCTGCTCGCGAGCGGCGCAAAGCAGCGCACGCACTTGCGTGTCGTCGACCTGGCGGAAATCGCGATACAACGCGCCGACGCCATCGAACCAGCCCGGCTGCAACAACACCACCGTTTCGTCCGCGATATCCGCGAACGCCTGCTGCGTCCCGATCGGCGCGACCGGCACCGCGACGATGACGCGTGCAGGCCGCCTCGAGCGCAGCGCCTGCAAGGCCGCCCGCATCGATGAACCGGTTGCGATGCCATCGTCCACGACGATCGCGGTTCGCCCTTCGACCGGCAAGACAGGGCAGGCGCCGCGATAGACCGACTCGCGACGTGCGACTTCCGCCTGTTCGCGTGTGACCGCCTCGGCGAGCTGTTCGTTAGCGACACGCGCCGCGCCTACGATTTGCCGGTTGACATAGAGCGCACCGCCGCTCGCGAGCGCTCCCATTGCCAGCTCGGGATTGCCCGGCGTTCCGACCTTTCTGACGATCAGGATATCGAACGGTACATGCAACGCGTTCGCTACTTCATAACCGACAGGAACGCCTCCGCGAGGCAGTGCCAGCACGATGACATCCGTGCGTCCGGCATAGTCGCGCAGCGCCTTGGCAAGCCGTGCGCCCGCGTCTTTCCTGTCATCGAACATGTCTTGCCCCTTGCTGTATGTCGCGAGCGGCGCGCTGGGCCCGATTCGTCGGAGAACCGGGAGCTTCACCGCATGGCCGCGTGGATACATCGTCAGCGCGACGAT belongs to Paraburkholderia sp. SOS3 and includes:
- a CDS encoding phosphoribosyltransferase, translated to MFDDRKDAGARLAKALRDYAGRTDVIVLALPRGGVPVGYEVANALHVPFDILIVRKVGTPGNPELAMGALASGGALYVNRQIVGAARVANEQLAEAVTREQAEVARRESVYRGACPVLPVEGRTAIVVDDGIATGSSMRAALQALRSRRPARVIVAVPVAPIGTQQAFADIADETVVLLQPGWFDGVGALYRDFRQVDDTQVRALLCAAREQTPADHAAPSHRNAAEGPG